ACTCCTTCAACACTTTCAGGATCCGTATAGGGATAAACGTAGGTCCAGTGGTGGCTGGTGTGATTGGAGTGAGGAAACCACAATATGATATTTGGGGAAATGCTGTGAATGTCGCCAGTAGAATGGACAGCACATGTCTGTTGGACAAGATACAAGTAAGTTGGATAAAAGCAGGAGAAGGATTTCTCTTATATTACCCCTACTTACTACTCGTGCATAAGAAGTGTGGTTATCTCTACTGTCACCACTGTTAGACGAATGCTCTCTCCCTGTAATACTGAGCGATTCATAATACGTAGTGATTTCATTCCATCTGGAAGACTTTTCATATCTTGTAGTTACcgatgttgaagaaattgatcAAAAAGTCACTTATATAATGCGACGAATAATCAATTATGTACTTTAGTAATCTTGGTCTCCCCATAATTAGGGAAACACTAAAAGGATTGTCCTCAGTCATCATGCATATTGCACTTTCCGAAAACAATTTCATCCCTTATTTAACGACCATTCAAAACTCCGTTCCCGTCCcagaatgaaaaaatgtattgtgaATGAAATGGATCTGACAAGCTCACAAAAGTAATAAGCAGTGTTCACCCTCCCTCGAGATCTACTCAATCCGTTTCTCGTCTGTCTCTTCGTCCCCTTTCAAGATGCGAATGAAATAACAATTTCACGTGCTGACATGGCTACATACAAAGAGATACGAGTTCGATGGCTATGAGGCAAATGAAAGTATAAGAGTGAGGCAGCAAAAAACGTCGCTTGCTCATTTGAAGGATCTGGAATTTATGTTGGGTTTTATCGTTTGATCgtgaatatgaaaatataaattcCAGTGCACTGTTTCGGGAAATCAATGAGTTACGAGTTCAAGAGTACATGCAGATGCATGAAATGTCGAGTCAGTATTTTATGCATTCCAGTTAGATTGTCAGTTATCCATTTTTACTTTCTACACTTCTCACTCtgttcattattatgaaaatggaaacaaaACTGTTAGTCTTATGAGATCCTGCTTCTCTATAATCATCAATAATTTATAAAACCAAAATGAATGTCTTGAGcaatatattttctgaaataacgTAACATAAAGAAATATATGGAACCAAACAAATTAGCCCTTTGTGACCTGGCCTCCATTATCAGTACCTACGTGTTTTTCCCACTTCTGCCGTGTTACATAATGCAGTTCATCAGTCACAAAATAAATTATAACTCTATTTTACTTCTCTCGGATGATGGACTGCTGTATCATGCGAGATATTCAACGGATAGTATACGAATTAAAATTAATGGATCCCTCAACGATGCAAAGAGTTCATGACACTGACAAACTCGATTATGATGGAAAGTCCAAAATTAGATAGAGAAGTCACAACTTTTCAGCTGGTATTTGGATTCATTTTCGGGTTTAAATTTCGATCACTATGTATTTCACTTTGGGCTGTGTAATGTTTCACAGATAACATGGACTTGCTTTATAATATATAGATTGAAGAAACgatattttcacaatcatttttccaCTGAACTCCATCTTGACAATAAATGGAGtcgtattattattatcaaaagTCCTAAGTATGGTATTTTGGATTGTTCACtaaattcaatacttttgaCTTTTTCAGGTGACGAAAGAAGTTTATCAAATTCTCCACTCGAAGGGTTATCCTATGTCTTGTAGAGGAACCATAGAGGTGAAAGGAAAGGGTTCAATGGAAACATATTTTCTTGAGGGAAAATGCCAAAAACCGGAAATCAATATTGTAACGAACCCATTGGCATATATTCCTGCTGAGAACAAGAATGGAGGACTGAATCATCACAGCAACGAGAAATGCGTTCTGGGAACTATCAAAGAAAGAAACTGAAATGATTTGAATAAGACAttcgaaaattttttatgatgGAATGTTTTCTGATGAATGTCACTGAGTTGTGAAGTTTCCAACCAGAGCTAAGAGTAATATTTCGAAGTTATTCTATTCTGGAGTAGGAACTAATCGGACACAATTTTCTTACTCTTTGCTAATTGCTTTTAGCGAATATAGAGAAACAGATATGAAGTCAAAGATGAAACTTTGAGACATTTTTGTCTATCAGAACATTTAGCTTATCCAACCCAATATTTGTTCAACTGATTGAGGGATTGATTTTTTGATTTATCGAATGActgtatgaaaattttttcttcatatcaACTTAATCGAATACTCATGAACTGAACAGATTTCGAATCAATTCGATCAAACTGTCGAGAAAACCATGCATTTAGATCGAAATTCTTATATTCACCACATTAAACTTGATTGAGCAAAATATCCTATGAATGAAGGCTCCTCAAAaccatttaattttttctgtagCAGAAAATGATCAGCCATGAATTATATTagtatttatttcaatatttcaaagcCCCTAGCTCTCTAATGTTGAATTTCCATAGAGAATCCATCGAGAGTTTGataatatcaaacttttattCAATTTGAATCAATTCTCTTATACACTGAATGGGGGTCTTTTGATAGACCCTCCCTTGTTTTActgtgataatatttattgcatAATAGAAAGGGTTGATGAGAATGAACCTAACTTATAAATGTACGTATATAGGTTTTTATATTTGCTAAAAGCTTCTATTCTTGACGCTGTGTAGATAGTGTTCATACTACTGAGGTTATTTTATTGTgaagaaaatgatattttatatTAAAATTCTACGAAGTTCGAGATTGTTTTATTCACCCTGCTGCCCTGATTTGATGGTAGGTCTCAAGACAAGTACTGCCGACATAAAACTACGAACAACTGTTCTTCTTACATAAAAGTTTTATGTGATTCCACAACTCATTCGTTTCTCAAATAAAGGAAACTTCAAAATCGAATAAACTTTTATTGTATATACTGTATTATAGTAATTTATAGCCCTAAGAAACTCATGGGCCAGAGCTCCACTGAAAACGATAAGTAAGTGTTTCATCATTGTATAAAACTGTAAAACCAACTCAAAAGCGTTTTTTGCGTAGATGACTCATTTGTTGTTATTTGCTTCACTCCTTTCGGCATTAGCTGTCCTTGTTCGCCTTCGACCTCTCATGGCAGACTGTCGAGCCTCAGCAGCTTGCTGAATAGCTTTCCTTGCAGCACATTTGGTTGCAGCTAGGTCATTTCGGGCAGCGCAAAGTTCGCTGCACAACTGTTCAAGTTTAGCTCTCGCGGCCTCAATCTCCTTCACTTTTTCGGCCAGCTGCAGACGGAGGAGGTCCAGGGAGGACCTCTCATTCGCGCCGGATCCTTGAGCCAGCTGTCCAGCCGTGGCTAGCAGCTTCACGAGTGCGTGGGCTTCGTGGGATGTCCTGGTGGCGCTGTTCGCCGTATTTTCTAGTTCGATTTTACTGGCTCTTTCTTCCTGCACTGAAAATAGAGttacatttgtttttcattatggTAGAAACCTTTATTCGAAGCGATAAGCCCATGGGCCATCAGCTTGAGGATGGTGTGAGCGTGTCTGGGCTTAAACAAGCAAAAGTTGTAGAATACTCAAGCATTAGCTGGATACCAATTTAACAGAAGATATTGCAGATTAAACtaagagaaataggctttcgaaattgctcgcaatagatttaaCTAacagttttaactgaacccaactttttgggaatttttcgaaggtcatatttagagtaatttatcttccaggaaaattatcgtagatctaaacgtgatacatattctgaaagagcaactcttctagtagcaAATCTGCGAACTTgatccatctcggcataaccgtttggttttgatgaattctcaagtgaaattcgcaatttttgcaaaatgccatttccaagatgaaaatctaaacgaagggagataggctttcgaaattgctcgcaatggattcagcgtgttcgaaaacctatattttcatacaaaaatttcaaatatctggcactgtttaggagaaaaaaattttttttgtttttccacttttcattttcgtgttgacttcgaacagctctctagagtgcaattctctattgaatcatcaactgtttggttttctagaatcttcaaaacaaatattatgcgctccatatcctagaacagtagtagaacatcctgatttttagacagagaagcaaaaaggtgattttaggggggtctaaccccttgctcatttttgaccaaaaaaatcgagattttcgaaatcgagtttttgtgctagggtggaagcctaggcaacgctgattatttaaccagaaatcccaattggatcagacgactataacaggagatatcacagattgaaaaattgcaatttttgaaaaatgccattttcaagatgaaaatctaaacaaaggaagataggctttcgaaattgctcgcaatggattcagcgtgttcgaaaacctatatttccaaaccaaaatttcaaatatctggcactgtttgggagaaaatatttttttttgtttttccacttttcattttcgagttgacttcgaacagctctctagagtgcaattctctattgaatcatcaactgtttggttttctagaatcttcaaaacaaatattatgcgctccatatcctagaacagttgtagaacatcctgatttttagacagagtagcaaaaaggtgattttaggggggtctaaccccttgctcatttttgaccaaaaaaatcgagattttcgaaatcgagtttttgtgctagggtggaagcctaggcaacgctgattacataaccggaaatcccaattggatcagacgaatatatcaggagatatcgcagattgaataattgcaatttttgaaaaatgccattttcaagatgaaaatctaaacgaagggagatacgctttcgaaattgctcgcaatggattcagcgtgttcgaaaacctatatttccataccaaaatttcaaatatctggcactgtttaggagaaaaaaaatttttttgtttttccacttttcattttcgagttgacttcgaacagctctctagagtgcaattctctattgaatcatcaactgtttggttttctagaatcttcaaaacaaatattatgcgctccatatcctagaacagttgtagaacatcctgatttttagacagaatagcaaaaaggtgattttaggggggtctaaccccttgctcatttctgaccaaaaaaatcgagattttcgaaatcgagtttttgtgctagggtggaatcctaggcaacgctgattatataaccggaaatcccaattggatcagacgaatataacaggagatatcgcagattgaaaaattgcaatttttgaaaaatgccattttcaggattaaaatctaaacgaagggagataggctttcgaaaatgctcgcaatggattcagcgtgttcgaaaacctatatt
The nucleotide sequence above comes from Coccinella septempunctata chromosome 4, icCocSept1.1, whole genome shotgun sequence. Encoded proteins:
- the LOC123310823 gene encoding uncharacterized protein CG45076-like; its protein translation is MYKNLILCLFLSVIVRVKCNSAAHSKVASNIAVTAAEEAKAAHEAQAPAGQQAAHQVKEQLADKAVEAAKAAQAALAGKETYLSEIHREREAARTIVQEERASKIELENTANSATRTSHEAHALVKLLATAGQLAQGSGANERSSLDLLRLQLAEKVKEIEAARAKLEQLCSELCAARNDLAATKCAARKAIQQAAEARQSAMRGRRRTRTANAERSEANNNK